In a genomic window of Ralstonia insidiosa:
- a CDS encoding Csu type fimbrial protein: MRGNRSSTSRLFRLHPRLIVLAGLLAAPGWLSAATQTTTFTVTLTLQNNCLISANPLNFGTQGVLSANVDQTTSLSVTCSTAAPYNVGLDAGTTTGSTVAARLLAGSGGATVGFQLYSDSAHTQVWGNTIGTNTVTGTGTGTAQTLTVYGRVPQQSTPAAGTYTSTITATITF, from the coding sequence ATGCGTGGCAACCGCTCATCAACATCCCGCCTGTTCCGCCTCCACCCCCGGTTGATCGTGCTGGCCGGCCTGCTGGCTGCCCCCGGGTGGCTGAGCGCCGCTACCCAAACGACCACCTTCACGGTCACGCTCACGCTGCAGAACAACTGCCTGATCAGCGCCAACCCGCTGAACTTCGGCACCCAGGGCGTGCTCAGCGCCAACGTGGACCAAACCACCAGCCTGAGTGTCACATGCAGCACCGCCGCACCTTACAACGTGGGGCTGGATGCGGGCACCACCACAGGTTCAACCGTCGCCGCACGCCTGCTGGCGGGCAGCGGTGGTGCCACCGTGGGTTTCCAGCTCTACAGTGACAGCGCCCACACCCAGGTCTGGGGCAACACCATCGGCACCAACACGGTCACCGGCACCGGTACCGGCACTGCGCAAACCCTGACGGTCTACGGCCGTGTGCCACAGCAGAGCACGCCAGCTGCCGGCACCTATACCTCCACCATCACCGCCACCATCACGTTCTGA
- a CDS encoding TonB-dependent siderophore receptor → MLAAMSAGAPAWAQQTSAQVDLPATQVSAGKAAAYGAKQASTGALGDKPLLDTPFSINVVTQELIQNRQAQTIGEVFKGDPSVTANNDGYIGEASNITIRGLQLDLLEGYKIDGMAVPNWGSDVPLEHFERVELLKGLSGFMYGFGTPGGIANFVTKRPTNTFGGSATFGYTSGGTLKESIDLGGRFGPTKALGARLGVVHEEGNTFVDGGHIKRDSASLALDARITPNLQWSFDGLYMQRNVQGAYYGIIPGQDFGVPVSEFVRTPRAIDGSQRVASRGSYYETEIKTVGTELNWAAAPDWNVRASYRYTQQNRGNADSAIQLTDNAGTFSELQYGSYQRYAYSQAQVMANGRVRTGSIEHELVFGTSWQSLTQANTGFASTFLGTGNLYNPSAFVSSGAPLMRVPSSEGMYRTSKIDQTSVFASDTVKFNQQWSVLGGLRYTRFSQTGYTPSGDVSAKYSREPITPTLALMFKPVQPMTLYASYVESLEAGASAPLTAANAGTVFGPLKSKQVEVGAKAELHDWTLGAALFQVQRGLAYLRPDNVYTQDGMTRYRGLELSARGKIARDWTLLGGVLFMNSENTESDASVLGKRAYGSPRYKATAYVEYAVPAMPGLVLSAGGQYVGNSALEANNSNIVPGYHTFDAGARYSTKVGGKAVTFRFNIDNLTNEKYWLPSWGFILAQGAPRTFRASATINF, encoded by the coding sequence ATGCTCGCGGCCATGAGTGCGGGCGCACCCGCCTGGGCGCAGCAGACCTCGGCCCAGGTCGACCTGCCCGCCACGCAGGTCTCCGCCGGCAAAGCGGCTGCGTACGGTGCCAAGCAGGCCAGCACCGGTGCCCTGGGTGACAAGCCCCTGCTCGACACGCCGTTCTCCATCAACGTCGTCACGCAGGAGCTGATCCAGAACCGCCAGGCGCAGACGATTGGCGAGGTGTTCAAGGGTGACCCATCCGTGACCGCCAACAACGACGGCTACATTGGCGAGGCATCGAATATCACCATCCGCGGCCTGCAGCTCGACTTGCTGGAGGGCTACAAGATCGACGGCATGGCCGTGCCCAACTGGGGCAGCGATGTGCCGCTGGAACACTTCGAGCGCGTGGAACTCCTCAAGGGTCTGTCGGGTTTCATGTACGGCTTCGGCACGCCGGGCGGCATTGCCAACTTCGTCACCAAGCGCCCGACCAACACCTTTGGCGGCAGCGCCACGTTCGGCTATACCAGCGGCGGCACGCTCAAGGAATCGATCGACTTGGGCGGCCGCTTTGGCCCCACCAAGGCGCTGGGTGCACGGCTTGGCGTGGTGCATGAAGAAGGCAACACCTTTGTCGACGGCGGCCATATCAAGCGCGACTCGGCATCACTCGCGCTCGATGCGCGCATCACGCCGAATCTGCAATGGTCGTTCGATGGCTTGTACATGCAGCGCAACGTGCAGGGCGCGTACTACGGCATCATCCCCGGGCAGGACTTTGGCGTACCGGTGAGCGAGTTCGTGCGTACACCGCGCGCCATCGACGGCAGCCAGCGCGTGGCCTCGCGCGGTTCGTACTACGAGACCGAGATCAAGACCGTCGGCACCGAACTGAACTGGGCAGCCGCACCCGACTGGAACGTGCGCGCGTCATACCGCTACACGCAGCAGAACCGCGGCAACGCCGACAGCGCCATCCAGCTGACCGACAACGCCGGCACCTTCAGCGAGTTGCAGTACGGCTCGTACCAGCGCTATGCGTACAGCCAAGCCCAGGTGATGGCAAATGGCCGCGTGCGCACCGGGTCGATCGAGCATGAACTGGTGTTCGGCACATCGTGGCAAAGCCTGACGCAGGCCAATACCGGCTTCGCCTCCACCTTCCTGGGCACGGGCAATCTGTACAACCCATCGGCGTTTGTGTCGTCGGGTGCGCCGTTGATGCGGGTGCCGTCATCCGAGGGGATGTACCGCACGTCGAAGATCGACCAGACCTCGGTCTTCGCCAGCGATACAGTCAAGTTCAACCAACAGTGGTCGGTGTTGGGCGGCCTGCGCTACACGCGCTTCAGCCAGACCGGCTACACGCCGAGCGGTGACGTGTCGGCCAAGTACAGCCGCGAGCCGATCACGCCCACGCTGGCGCTGATGTTCAAACCCGTGCAACCGATGACGCTGTATGCGAGCTATGTGGAATCGCTCGAAGCCGGTGCCAGCGCACCCCTCACAGCAGCCAATGCGGGTACCGTGTTCGGCCCGCTCAAAAGCAAGCAAGTCGAGGTGGGCGCCAAGGCGGAGTTACACGACTGGACCCTGGGTGCGGCGCTGTTCCAGGTGCAACGTGGCCTGGCATACCTGCGCCCGGACAACGTCTATACGCAAGACGGCATGACGCGCTACCGCGGCCTGGAGTTGAGCGCACGCGGCAAGATCGCGCGTGACTGGACTCTGCTTGGTGGAGTGTTGTTCATGAACTCGGAGAACACGGAATCCGATGCCTCGGTGCTTGGCAAGCGCGCCTACGGATCGCCACGGTACAAGGCCACGGCGTATGTCGAATACGCGGTGCCGGCCATGCCCGGGCTGGTGCTGTCGGCCGGTGGCCAGTACGTCGGCAACTCGGCGCTGGAGGCCAACAACAGCAATATCGTGCCGGGGTATCACACGTTTGATGCGGGTGCACGCTACAGCACCAAGGTGGGCGGCAAGGCCGTCACGTTCCGCTTCAACATCGACAACCTGACCAACGAGAAATACTGGCTGCCGAGCTGGGGGTTCATCCTCGCGCAAGGGGCGCCGCGCACGTTCCGGGCCAGCGCCACGATCAACTTTTGA
- a CDS encoding PepSY-associated TM helix domain-containing protein, translated as MKSATLRLYQTLHTWVGLMAGWALFIAFFAGALTVFHEELHAWQNPLRAEHAAVATTPADVDHFVNTLVRTHPAAAASAYVILPNEGEPEFSAYWQNNKGDWQTTTGSKLTAGKTTPKDLSLEPSKGELANFLNRLHYSLGLEDVGMYFMGAISVLYGVALISGVLLHLPRLKKDLLAVRPGRNLKRFWMDVHNVLGLFSLPFHLIFAMTAPVLCLSVVLMTVFNSVALNGKLFDAVPRVTTAAGTVVAANRSASMLSAEELLARARETAGPNFTVKSIHYQHIGDANAVAEVRGSSTRAVGDYGSVAIHAAAGQPNSGQLVSNQTPDARDTNHGIFSLVYGLHFGTYGDIVLRLAYLVMGIAGAFVFYSGNLLWIESRRKQRKLDQPRVHQLLARATVGVCIGCCVGVMAMFPAALLWPERSTGVTYYTVFFAAIAWALVRPPARGAVELLSAAAIAAVLVPITNAVVTGDHLLRTIARGEWNVAGFDLGALVLACGFVALARATLRRARQGAPDSVWAMPARKVDANNAPAARAGNGLHPSVAKEP; from the coding sequence ACCACGCCTGCCGACGTCGACCACTTCGTGAACACGCTCGTGCGCACGCACCCGGCAGCGGCCGCCAGCGCCTACGTGATCCTCCCCAACGAAGGCGAGCCCGAGTTTTCCGCCTACTGGCAGAACAACAAGGGCGATTGGCAGACCACCACCGGCAGCAAGCTCACCGCCGGCAAGACCACGCCAAAGGACCTGTCGCTCGAACCCTCCAAGGGGGAGCTGGCCAACTTCCTGAACCGGCTGCACTACTCGCTGGGGCTGGAAGATGTGGGCATGTACTTTATGGGCGCGATCTCGGTGCTGTATGGCGTGGCGCTCATCTCGGGCGTGCTGCTGCACCTGCCGCGCCTGAAGAAGGACCTGCTGGCCGTGCGCCCCGGGCGCAACCTCAAGCGTTTCTGGATGGACGTGCACAACGTGCTCGGCCTGTTCAGCCTGCCGTTCCACCTGATCTTTGCGATGACCGCGCCGGTGCTGTGCCTGAGCGTGGTGCTGATGACGGTGTTCAACAGCGTGGCGCTCAACGGCAAGCTGTTTGATGCTGTACCGCGCGTCACCACGGCGGCCGGTACGGTGGTGGCTGCCAATCGATCGGCATCGATGTTGTCGGCTGAGGAGCTGCTGGCCCGCGCACGCGAAACCGCCGGCCCCAACTTCACCGTCAAGTCGATCCACTACCAGCACATTGGAGATGCCAACGCCGTGGCAGAAGTGCGCGGCAGCAGCACGCGCGCGGTGGGCGACTACGGCTCCGTCGCCATTCACGCCGCCGCCGGCCAGCCCAACAGCGGCCAGCTCGTCAGCAACCAGACACCCGATGCACGCGACACCAATCACGGCATCTTCAGCCTCGTCTACGGCCTGCACTTCGGCACCTATGGGGACATCGTCCTGCGCCTGGCGTACCTGGTGATGGGTATTGCCGGCGCGTTCGTCTTCTATTCGGGCAACCTGCTGTGGATCGAATCGCGCCGCAAACAACGCAAACTCGATCAGCCACGCGTGCACCAGTTGCTGGCGCGCGCCACAGTGGGCGTATGCATCGGCTGTTGCGTGGGGGTGATGGCGATGTTCCCGGCGGCGCTGCTGTGGCCAGAGCGTTCAACGGGCGTGACGTACTACACGGTGTTCTTCGCAGCGATTGCGTGGGCGCTGGTACGACCGCCTGCACGCGGTGCGGTTGAGCTGCTGAGCGCCGCAGCCATTGCAGCGGTGCTGGTGCCCATCACCAATGCCGTCGTGACTGGCGACCACCTGCTGCGCACGATCGCGCGTGGCGAATGGAACGTGGCCGGTTTCGACCTGGGCGCGCTGGTGCTGGCGTGCGGCTTTGTCGCCCTCGCCCGTGCCACGCTGCGCCGGGCGCGCCAGGGTGCGCCTGATTCTGTCTGGGCGATGCCTGCACGCAAGGTAGACGCCAACAACGCACCTGCCGCACGCGCCGGCAACGGCCTGCATCCAAGCGTGGCCAAAGAGCCCTAA